The Engraulis encrasicolus isolate BLACKSEA-1 chromosome 22, IST_EnEncr_1.0, whole genome shotgun sequence genome includes a region encoding these proteins:
- the gatm gene encoding glycine amidinotransferase, mitochondrial — MLRVRCLRGGSRGAEAAHLIGAMVGRAVTGWVQRACQSTASSAAAAAAQPRVAEEEPVTELAPEESPVCAYNEWDPLEEVIVGRAENARVPPFTVEVKANTYEKWWPFYQQYGGQSFPADHLKKAVAEIEEMCNILRHEGVTVTRPEPIDWSFEYKTPDFASSGMYAAMPRDILIVIGNEIIEAPMAWRARFFEYRAYRPLIKDYFRRGAKWTTAPKPTMADELYDQDYPIRTVEDRHKLAAEGKFVTTEHEPCFDAADFIRAGTDIFVQRSQVTNYMGIEWMRRHLAPTYKVHIISFKDPNPMHIDATFNIIGPGLVLSNPDRPCRQIEMFQKAGWTVVKPPTPLIPDDHPLWMSSKWLSMNVLMLDEKRVMVDANESTIHKMFESLGIKPIKVNIRHANSLGGGFHCWTTDVRRRGTLQSYFH; from the exons ATGCTGCGAGTCAGATGTCTGAGAGGTGGTAGCAGAGGGGCCGAGGCCGCCCATCTGATTGGAGCTATG GTTGGCCGCGCCGTGACCGGTTGGGTGCAGAGGGCTTGCCAGAGCACTGCCAGCTCagccgctgctgccgctgctcaACCCCGCGTGGCAGAGGAAGAACCTGTTACTGAACTCGCTCCCGAGGAGAGCCCGGTGTGCGCCTACAATGAATGGGACCCGTTGGAGGAAGTCATTGTGGGCCGCGCTGAGAACGCACGCGTGCCCCCATTTACTGTGGAGGTCAAG GCCAATACCTATGAGAAGTGGTGGCCATTCTACCAGCAGTATGGGGGTCAGTCTTTTCCTGCGGACCACTTGAAGAAAGCTGTTGCTGAAATTGAGGAAATGTGCAATATTCTTCGCCATGAGGGTGTTACTGTCACAAGGCCTGAGCCCATTGACTGGTCTTTTGAATACAAGACACCAGACTTTGCTTCTTCTG GGATGTATGCAGCCATGCCGAGAGATATCCTGATAGTGATTGGGAATGAGATTATCGAGGCCCCCATGGCATGGAGGGCCCGCTTCTTTGAGTACCGGGCGTACAGGCCCCTCATCAAGGACTACTTCCGCCGGGGGGCCAAGTGGACCACCGCTCCTAAGCCCACCATGGCGGACGAGCTGTACGACCAG GACTACCCAATCCGCACTGTAGAGGACAGGCATAAGCTGGCAGCCGAGGGCAAGTTTGTGACCACGGAGCATGAGCCGTGCTTCGATGCCGCCGACTTCATTCGGGCCGGGACTGATATTTTTGTGCAAAGGAGTCAG GTTACAAATTACATGGGCATTGAGTGGATGCGTAGGCACCTTGCTCCCACTTACAAGGTGCACATCATCTCATTCAAAGACCCCAACCCCATGCATATCGACGCCACCTTCAACATCATTGGCCCAGGCCTGGTGCTGTCCAACCCCGACCGCCCATGTCGCCAG atTGAGATGTTCCAGAAGGCTGGTTGGACTGTGGTGAAGCCACCAACTCCTCTGATTCCAGACG ATCACCCTCTGTGGATGTCCTCCAAGTGGCTGTCCATGAATGTCCTCATGCTGGATGAGAAACGAGTCATGGTCGACGCCAACGAGTCCACCATCCACAAAATGTTTGAGAGCCTTG